From the Burkholderia mayonis genome, one window contains:
- a CDS encoding heterodisulfide reductase-related iron-sulfur binding cluster, whose amino-acid sequence MSHREGSLEAPTRHPLDWRSDAFHDQAAIDAELTRVFEICAGCRRCVSLCGAFPTLFDLVDETETGEAHAVDPKSFGKVVDQCYLCDLCYMTKCPYVPPHPWNVDFPHLMLRAKAARYKRNDIKLRDKLLSNTDMLGYFAGIPIVTQAVNVANRTPPVRSALEATLGVDRHAWLPPFAPRKFRRAAQRSPGPLPRDGERTPGRVAIYATCYVNYNEPGIGHDLLAVLAHNDIPYELVTSEACCGMPLLEQGNLEGVARKKEANIAVLSRYAHEGYALIGAIPSCVLMYKSELPLMFPDDPDVRAVADAFWDPFEYVIARHRDGLLKTDFKHELGTVSYHVPCHARVQNIGRKTADALSLVPGTKVNVVERCSGHAGTFGVKKEFHAQALKIGAPVFKAMAEQTPDYMSSDCALAGHHIEEGIGAKGVAPPPLVHPITLLRKAYGI is encoded by the coding sequence ATGTCCCACCGAGAAGGCAGTCTGGAGGCTCCCACCCGCCATCCGCTCGATTGGCGCTCGGACGCGTTCCACGATCAAGCCGCGATCGACGCCGAGCTTACCCGCGTGTTCGAGATCTGCGCCGGCTGCCGGCGCTGCGTGTCGCTGTGCGGCGCGTTTCCGACGCTGTTCGATCTCGTCGACGAGACCGAGACGGGCGAGGCGCATGCGGTCGATCCGAAATCGTTCGGCAAAGTCGTCGACCAGTGTTATCTGTGCGACCTCTGCTACATGACGAAATGCCCGTACGTGCCGCCGCATCCCTGGAACGTCGATTTCCCGCATCTGATGCTGCGTGCGAAGGCCGCGCGCTACAAGCGCAACGACATCAAGCTGCGCGACAAGCTGCTGTCGAACACCGACATGCTCGGCTACTTCGCCGGCATTCCGATCGTCACGCAAGCCGTCAATGTCGCGAACCGCACGCCTCCCGTGCGCAGTGCGCTCGAAGCGACGCTCGGCGTCGATCGGCACGCGTGGCTGCCGCCGTTCGCGCCGCGCAAGTTCCGCCGCGCCGCGCAGCGCTCGCCCGGTCCGCTGCCGCGTGACGGCGAGCGCACGCCGGGGCGCGTCGCGATCTACGCGACCTGCTACGTGAACTACAACGAGCCGGGCATCGGCCACGATCTGCTCGCGGTGCTCGCGCACAACGACATTCCCTACGAGCTCGTCACGAGCGAAGCATGCTGCGGGATGCCGCTTCTCGAGCAGGGCAATCTGGAAGGCGTCGCGAGGAAGAAGGAGGCGAACATCGCGGTGCTCTCACGCTATGCGCACGAAGGCTATGCGCTGATCGGCGCGATTCCGAGCTGCGTGCTGATGTACAAGAGCGAGCTGCCGCTGATGTTTCCCGACGACCCCGACGTACGCGCGGTTGCCGACGCGTTCTGGGATCCGTTCGAATACGTGATCGCGCGCCATCGCGACGGCCTGCTGAAAACCGACTTCAAGCACGAACTCGGCACCGTGTCGTACCACGTGCCGTGCCATGCGCGCGTGCAGAACATCGGGCGCAAGACGGCCGACGCATTGTCGCTCGTGCCGGGTACGAAGGTGAACGTTGTCGAGCGCTGCTCGGGGCACGCGGGTACGTTCGGCGTGAAGAAGGAATTCCATGCGCAGGCGCTGAAGATCGGCGCGCCGGTGTTCAAGGCGATGGCGGAGCAGACGCCCGACTACATGTCGTCCGATTGCGCGCTCGCCGGACATCACATCGAAGAGGGGATCGGCGCGAAAGGCGTCGCGCCGCCTCCGCTCGTCCATCCGATCACGCTGCTGCGCAAGGCATACGGCATCTGA
- a CDS encoding rubrerythrin family protein, which produces MAQLKGSKTEENLKYAFAGESQANRRYLYFASKADVEGQNDIAALFRSTAEGETGHAHGHLEYLEAVGDPATGLPFGSSRQNLQSAIAGETHEYTDMYPGMAKTAREEGFDEIANWFETLAKAERSHANRYTKALDALVD; this is translated from the coding sequence ATGGCACAGCTCAAGGGCAGCAAGACCGAAGAGAACCTGAAGTACGCGTTCGCCGGCGAGTCGCAGGCGAATCGCCGCTACCTGTATTTCGCATCGAAGGCGGACGTAGAGGGACAGAACGATATCGCCGCATTGTTCCGTTCGACGGCCGAAGGCGAAACCGGCCACGCGCACGGCCACCTCGAGTATCTGGAAGCGGTCGGCGATCCGGCGACGGGCTTGCCGTTCGGCTCGTCCCGCCAGAACCTGCAATCGGCGATCGCGGGCGAGACGCACGAGTACACCGACATGTACCCTGGCATGGCGAAGACCGCGCGAGAAGAAGGCTTCGACGAAATCGCGAACTGGTTCGAGACGCTCGCGAAAGCGGAGCGCAGCCACGCGAATCGGTATACGAAGGCGCTCGACGCGCTCGTCGACTGA
- a CDS encoding N-acetylmuramoyl-L-alanine amidase, whose amino-acid sequence MAEEQQAKIINEGRRGFLARSSAWPVGMLMLPLAGCGDGDGVVSSAHAQDASQSSGAAAGASYTIDRSIQSPNQDSRVRTLVLHYTAQTLADSLASLTDPQRQVSSHYLVPDAADDGQRFKVFELVPEARRAWHAGVSYWQGDRMLNAGSVGIEIVNLGFPPEDENLPLMNRRWYPYPDAQVAVFGALAADVVARHQVLPQKVVGHSDVAPGRKTDPGPLFPWKKLYDQYRIGAWPEAEAVDYYRTNRPFAGDVASLQSKLLAYGYDTPQTGALDAQTVNVVSAFQMHFRPSRYDGVPDVETVAILDALLEKYFNRSRSISKQALPGATAPTGEKGSDAWPLAPASPR is encoded by the coding sequence ATGGCTGAAGAACAACAAGCGAAAATCATCAACGAGGGCAGGCGCGGTTTTCTCGCGCGTTCGTCGGCATGGCCGGTGGGAATGCTCATGCTGCCGCTCGCCGGTTGCGGCGATGGCGACGGCGTCGTGTCGTCCGCGCACGCGCAGGATGCGTCGCAGTCGTCCGGTGCGGCAGCCGGCGCGAGCTATACGATCGACCGCTCGATCCAGTCGCCGAATCAGGATTCGCGGGTGCGCACGCTCGTGCTGCACTACACGGCGCAGACGCTCGCGGATTCGTTGGCATCGCTGACCGATCCGCAACGGCAGGTCAGCTCGCACTATCTCGTGCCCGACGCGGCCGACGACGGCCAGCGCTTCAAGGTATTCGAGCTCGTGCCCGAGGCGCGCCGCGCATGGCATGCGGGCGTCAGCTATTGGCAGGGCGACCGGATGCTCAACGCGGGCTCGGTCGGCATCGAGATCGTCAATCTCGGTTTCCCGCCGGAAGACGAAAACCTGCCGCTGATGAACCGGCGCTGGTATCCGTATCCGGATGCGCAGGTCGCGGTGTTCGGCGCCCTCGCTGCCGACGTCGTCGCGCGGCATCAGGTGCTGCCGCAGAAGGTCGTCGGACACTCGGACGTCGCGCCCGGCCGCAAGACCGATCCCGGGCCGCTGTTCCCGTGGAAGAAGCTCTACGATCAATATCGGATCGGCGCGTGGCCGGAGGCGGAAGCTGTCGATTACTACCGGACCAACCGGCCGTTCGCGGGCGACGTCGCGAGCCTGCAGTCGAAGCTGCTCGCGTACGGCTACGACACGCCGCAGACGGGCGCGCTCGACGCGCAGACGGTCAACGTCGTGTCGGCGTTCCAGATGCACTTCCGGCCGTCGCGTTACGACGGCGTGCCGGATGTCGAGACGGTTGCGATCCTCGATGCGCTGCTCGAGAAGTACTTCAACCGCAGTCGCTCGATCAGCAAGCAGGCGCTGCCGGGCGCGACCGCGCCGACGGGCGAGAAGGGCAGCGACGCGTGGCCGCTCGCGCCCGCGTCGCCGCGCTGA